The proteins below are encoded in one region of Methanosarcina barkeri 3:
- a CDS encoding FAD-binding and (Fe-S)-binding domain-containing protein, translated as MTSRVPELSEIQKKEISELFGEYVNLDKRECHYYNHDMGALPPLVKKVIGNTDPAAVVKIRTEEDAVKLLKFANRHKIPVVPRAGASSGYGGVIPTKGGIVADVTPLNKIISINPEGQTVVVQSGMIWEKLERKLKENGLSVRAIPSSAPSSTVGGWLAQSGAGYGSYEFGWGYESMEKARVVLPTGEIREFSGPELKKLVGTMGTIGIVTEITLKVQKFEERKAVSASFPSASALKKAVEDIRRKNIPLWSISFLNPEWADMKNKAPRKLHYGEIVDKDRPMLPVSYVSTFMYPASRDVSGLKEAIENAGGKILPEEIAKYETDEWFKSMKVKRLGPSFIPAEILVPLEKMDKTFEEIGKKIKLPVLTEGMVINDGYVVLLCFMRHSERSLLFNTAFALSLSILKIAEENGGRAYSSGLFFASKKKSVFGERLAEIESLRTEIDPDGVMNPETLEGKGLLNTAVSVGSSFEPLGRIAGNMSGIGKVSFKDEKEIPAEVAELAYSCSQCGYCVSECDQYYGRGWESQSPRGKWFFIKEYLAGREKLDQRQTNTFLGCTTCQMCDSRCELDMPIEHAWMTMRGKLVEEKKKMTFPPFEIMAASLLKERNIWANYRKDRDKWIPEDIRAKIKDKAEYAYFAGCTASFVENDVAIGAVRMLDDAGVEFTSLLDKEACCGIPMLVAGRWDVFEKIMRMNVSNMKKKGVKTVITSCPACWLMWHTVYPQWAKKLGIEYGLETKHYSEVLVDRLDVLKPKFKQPLDKVVAWHDSCHLGRAGGEIYEPPRELLKAIPGIKFRELEYNRERAHCCGSVVSLIAEPPVAYKLGDIRLQEALDVKADIIAALCPCCIFQFRVAAQENNLNIQAQDLGALVGRSLGYNIPDSTSYTLESWVPFEKMISLMQPENMTDLMVELMPQMMAAMPAPLQTMMKMVKYAPGMDAIMKPMMPVMMPRLMPLVMPKVMPDMLKAVEKRVPMPDYMREQLPDLMPKAMDNLMPNMLPELIPLLTPRMIEYIKTH; from the coding sequence ATGACAAGCCGTGTACCGGAACTTTCGGAAATCCAGAAAAAAGAAATCTCCGAACTCTTTGGGGAATATGTCAATCTTGACAAACGGGAATGCCACTACTATAATCACGATATGGGAGCTTTACCTCCACTTGTTAAGAAAGTAATTGGAAATACCGATCCTGCAGCTGTTGTAAAAATTCGGACCGAGGAGGACGCAGTAAAGCTCCTTAAGTTTGCAAATAGGCACAAGATTCCGGTTGTACCCCGCGCAGGAGCCTCTTCAGGGTACGGAGGAGTAATCCCGACAAAGGGAGGAATAGTTGCCGATGTTACACCGCTGAATAAGATCATAAGTATCAACCCCGAAGGGCAGACAGTGGTTGTTCAGAGCGGTATGATCTGGGAAAAGTTGGAGAGGAAACTAAAGGAAAACGGGCTTTCGGTAAGAGCAATTCCTTCAAGTGCTCCTTCTTCGACAGTTGGGGGCTGGCTGGCTCAGAGCGGAGCAGGTTACGGAAGTTATGAGTTTGGCTGGGGCTACGAGAGCATGGAAAAGGCCAGAGTTGTGCTTCCCACAGGGGAAATTCGGGAGTTTTCAGGCCCTGAACTGAAAAAATTAGTCGGGACAATGGGAACCATAGGCATCGTTACCGAGATAACCCTGAAAGTCCAGAAATTTGAAGAGAGAAAAGCGGTTTCTGCCAGTTTTCCAAGCGCTTCAGCTCTGAAAAAAGCGGTAGAAGATATAAGAAGAAAGAATATTCCTCTCTGGTCGATTTCTTTCCTGAACCCCGAATGGGCGGATATGAAGAACAAAGCACCCAGAAAACTCCACTACGGAGAAATTGTGGATAAAGACAGGCCCATGCTGCCAGTCTCTTACGTTTCAACTTTTATGTACCCTGCTTCCAGGGACGTCTCAGGCCTGAAAGAAGCAATCGAAAATGCAGGTGGAAAAATCCTCCCGGAAGAGATTGCAAAATACGAGACCGATGAATGGTTTAAGTCCATGAAAGTAAAGAGGCTAGGTCCTTCGTTTATCCCTGCGGAAATCCTGGTGCCGCTTGAGAAAATGGACAAAACTTTTGAAGAAATCGGGAAGAAAATAAAATTGCCTGTACTTACCGAAGGCATGGTTATAAATGATGGGTATGTGGTTCTCCTCTGTTTCATGCGCCACTCGGAGCGCTCCTTGCTCTTTAATACAGCCTTTGCTCTTTCCCTGAGCATTTTAAAAATTGCAGAGGAAAACGGCGGAAGGGCTTATTCCTCAGGGCTTTTCTTCGCTTCAAAGAAAAAAAGTGTCTTTGGAGAAAGGCTTGCTGAAATCGAGTCTCTGAGAACGGAAATTGATCCTGACGGGGTTATGAACCCTGAAACCCTGGAAGGAAAAGGACTCCTGAACACTGCCGTATCAGTGGGCTCTTCCTTTGAACCTCTTGGCAGGATAGCCGGAAACATGTCAGGAATTGGCAAGGTCTCCTTCAAAGACGAAAAGGAAATCCCCGCAGAAGTCGCAGAACTTGCCTACTCCTGCTCCCAGTGTGGTTACTGTGTGAGCGAGTGCGACCAGTACTATGGCAGGGGTTGGGAGTCACAGTCACCTCGTGGGAAATGGTTTTTCATCAAAGAATACCTGGCAGGTCGGGAAAAGCTGGACCAGAGACAGACAAATACTTTCCTCGGCTGCACTACCTGCCAGATGTGTGACTCTCGCTGTGAGCTTGATATGCCAATTGAACATGCCTGGATGACCATGCGTGGAAAACTGGTTGAAGAAAAGAAAAAGATGACCTTCCCTCCCTTTGAGATCATGGCTGCGAGCCTCCTTAAAGAGAGGAATATCTGGGCAAATTACAGAAAAGACCGCGATAAATGGATTCCGGAGGATATCAGGGCAAAAATTAAGGATAAAGCTGAATACGCCTATTTTGCAGGCTGCACAGCCTCTTTTGTTGAAAATGACGTAGCTATAGGTGCTGTCCGCATGCTTGATGATGCAGGAGTAGAGTTTACAAGTCTTTTAGACAAGGAAGCCTGCTGTGGAATTCCTATGCTTGTTGCCGGAAGATGGGATGTTTTTGAAAAAATAATGAGAATGAATGTCTCTAATATGAAAAAGAAAGGTGTAAAAACCGTAATCACTTCCTGCCCTGCATGCTGGCTGATGTGGCATACGGTCTATCCCCAGTGGGCGAAAAAGCTGGGAATTGAGTACGGGCTTGAGACAAAGCACTACTCTGAAGTACTTGTTGATCGCCTCGATGTCCTCAAGCCAAAGTTCAAACAGCCTCTCGATAAAGTTGTAGCCTGGCATGATTCCTGCCACCTTGGCAGGGCAGGAGGCGAAATATATGAGCCTCCCAGAGAACTGCTTAAAGCTATACCAGGAATAAAGTTCAGAGAACTTGAATACAACCGGGAAAGAGCTCACTGCTGCGGTTCGGTTGTGAGCCTTATAGCCGAACCGCCGGTTGCATACAAACTGGGAGATATTAGACTCCAGGAAGCCCTTGATGTCAAAGCCGACATTATTGCAGCACTTTGTCCGTGCTGTATATTCCAGTTCCGCGTGGCAGCACAGGAAAATAACCTTAATATCCAGGCTCAGGATCTGGGAGCTCTTGTAGGCAGAAGTCTTGGATATAACATCCCTGACTCAACCTCCTATACTCTAGAATCGTGGGTTCCATTTGAAAAAATGATCTCCCTTATGCAGCCTGAGAATATGACTGATCTGATGGTTGAACTCATGCCTCAAATGATGGCTGCTATGCCAGCACCGCTTCAGACGATGATGAAGATGGTCAAATACGCGCCTGGTATGGACGCCATAATGAAACCTATGATGCCGGTTATGATGCCCAGGCTCATGCCGCTGGTTATGCCGAAAGTTATGCCTGACATGCTCAAAGCTGTAGAAAAGAGAGTTCCCATGCCTGATTACATGAGGGAGCAGCTCCCTGACCTCATGCCGAAGGCTATGGATAACTTGATGCCGAATATGCTTCCCGAGCTTATTCCATTACTTACTCCACGCATGATTGAGTATATAAAAACGCATTAA
- a CDS encoding proteasome assembly chaperone family protein produces MSNTDYDNNDVKIITKPVQSKNPILIEGFPGIGLVGNIASQHMIEELKMEYIGSIESRYFPSIAVLYEGLINMPVRIYENVEHNLIVVISDIPISHTVSYDVSNALVDWAESINVKEIASIAGIAIMDGGHKVFGAATTQEMLNRIKEKVEVFQMGTISGISGSVMAECLLRGIPAFSLLGATRTQNPDPRAASAVIDVLNELYGLSISTVRLIEQAERIEVELQRLAEDVQTAEQKGEVKKEFPMYG; encoded by the coding sequence CAAAAAATCCTATTTTGATTGAAGGTTTTCCCGGAATCGGGCTTGTGGGGAATATTGCAAGTCAGCATATGATAGAAGAATTGAAAATGGAATACATTGGTTCTATCGAATCCAGGTATTTCCCTTCGATTGCAGTGCTTTACGAGGGACTTATAAATATGCCTGTGAGGATTTATGAAAATGTGGAACATAACTTGATTGTTGTAATTTCCGATATTCCTATCAGTCACACTGTTTCCTACGATGTTAGCAATGCTCTCGTAGATTGGGCTGAGTCTATTAACGTAAAAGAAATTGCTTCCATTGCAGGAATTGCCATTATGGACGGGGGGCATAAGGTCTTCGGGGCAGCCACCACTCAGGAAATGCTGAACAGAATCAAGGAAAAGGTAGAGGTTTTCCAGATGGGAACTATCTCCGGGATTTCTGGAAGTGTCATGGCTGAATGTTTGCTGCGTGGAATTCCTGCATTTAGCCTGCTTGGTGCTACCAGAACTCAGAATCCTGACCCAAGAGCTGCTTCTGCTGTCATTGATGTTTTAAACGAGCTATATGGACTTTCAATAAGCACAGTTCGGCTTATAGAGCAGGCCGAACGTATAGAGGTCGAACTTCAGAGGCTTGCTGAAGATGTTCAGACTGCGGAGCAGAAAGGAGAAGTAAAAAAGGAGTTCCCAATGTACGGGTGA
- the thsA gene encoding thermosome subunit alpha, giving the protein MAAQPIFILREGSKRTHGSDAQHNNIMAAKAVAEAVRTTLGPKGMDKMLVDSMGDVVITNDGATILKEMDIEHPGAKMIVEVAKTQDAEVGDGTTTAAVLAGEFLTKAEDLLESGVHPTVIASGYRLAADQATKTIDTITISASPEDTETLEKIAATAITGKGAEAQKEHLSRLAVKAVTAVAEKSEDGKITVDIEDVKVEKRPGGSIKDSEIIEGVIVDKERVHPAMPEVVENAKVLLLSVPIELKKTETKAEIKITTPDQMQLFLDQEEAMLREIVDKVINTGANVVFCQKGIDDLAQYYLTKAGIFGMRRVKKSDMDKLSRATGAKIITSLDEIEESDLGYAGLVEEKDVTGSRMTFVTGCKDSKTTSILLRGGTEHVVEGLERALEDALRVVGVALEDQKIVVGGGSPEIELSLRLKEYAATLKGREQLAVMKFAESLEIIPSTLAENAGLDPIDMLVEMRSQHEKGNKRAGLNVYTGKIEDMFENNVVEPLRIKTQAINAATEAAIMVLRIDDVIASSSAAGKAGPGMGPGGEMPEDMM; this is encoded by the coding sequence TTGGCAGCACAACCGATCTTTATTTTAAGGGAAGGCAGCAAGAGAACCCATGGTTCCGATGCCCAGCATAACAATATTATGGCCGCAAAGGCAGTTGCTGAAGCGGTAAGAACCACTCTTGGACCCAAGGGTATGGACAAGATGCTTGTAGACTCCATGGGTGATGTTGTTATCACCAACGACGGAGCAACAATCCTCAAAGAAATGGACATCGAGCACCCAGGTGCAAAGATGATCGTAGAAGTAGCCAAGACCCAGGATGCCGAAGTAGGTGACGGAACAACCACTGCAGCCGTACTTGCAGGGGAATTCCTGACAAAGGCAGAGGACCTTCTTGAAAGTGGAGTCCACCCAACAGTAATTGCAAGCGGCTACAGGCTTGCAGCAGATCAGGCTACAAAAACAATCGATACCATTACTATCAGTGCATCTCCCGAGGATACAGAAACCCTCGAAAAGATTGCAGCCACAGCCATAACAGGAAAGGGTGCAGAGGCTCAAAAGGAACATCTTTCCAGGCTTGCAGTGAAGGCCGTTACGGCAGTTGCTGAGAAAAGCGAAGATGGAAAGATCACTGTGGATATCGAAGATGTCAAGGTGGAAAAGAGACCCGGCGGAAGTATTAAAGATTCCGAAATTATTGAGGGTGTAATTGTTGACAAAGAGCGTGTCCACCCAGCCATGCCCGAAGTAGTGGAAAACGCAAAAGTTCTCCTCTTAAGCGTGCCCATAGAGCTCAAGAAGACCGAAACAAAAGCTGAAATAAAGATCACCACTCCTGACCAGATGCAGCTCTTCTTAGACCAGGAAGAAGCAATGCTTAGGGAAATCGTTGATAAGGTAATCAACACAGGCGCAAACGTTGTCTTCTGTCAGAAGGGAATTGATGACCTTGCCCAGTATTACCTGACAAAAGCAGGAATCTTTGGTATGCGCAGGGTGAAGAAGAGCGACATGGACAAACTTTCCCGCGCAACAGGTGCAAAAATTATCACCAGCCTCGATGAAATTGAGGAGTCCGACCTTGGTTATGCCGGTCTCGTGGAAGAAAAGGACGTTACAGGCTCAAGAATGACCTTCGTTACAGGCTGCAAGGACAGCAAGACAACCTCAATTCTTCTGCGCGGCGGAACCGAGCATGTCGTGGAAGGACTTGAAAGAGCCCTTGAAGATGCTCTCAGAGTAGTTGGTGTTGCTCTTGAAGACCAGAAGATTGTTGTAGGTGGCGGCTCCCCAGAAATTGAACTGTCCCTAAGGCTCAAGGAATATGCAGCAACCCTCAAAGGTAGGGAGCAGCTTGCTGTAATGAAATTCGCCGAGTCTCTTGAGATTATTCCCAGCACCCTTGCAGAAAATGCAGGGCTTGACCCGATCGATATGCTTGTGGAAATGCGCTCCCAGCACGAGAAAGGAAACAAGCGTGCCGGACTCAATGTTTACACTGGCAAGATCGAGGACATGTTCGAAAATAACGTTGTCGAACCTCTCAGGATTAAGACTCAGGCAATCAATGCAGCTACAGAAGCCGCAATTATGGTTCTCAGGATCGATGATGTGATTGCCTCATCCAGTGCAGCAGGTAAAGCAGGTCCGGGAATGGGTCCAGGCGGCGAAATGCCTGAAGATATGATGTAA
- a CDS encoding MFS transporter, with protein MFSLKVPPILHNRSLVILLAARVSTSIAFQMLTIAVGWQIYSITQKPIYLGLIGLVQFLPMFLFTLIVGYAADRYDRKLIICFSQIVESIGIFLLAYESHIGSITEEGILVTIFFISTANAFQSPPMQSLLPNVVSKEVFPEVAALSASTSQLAFIIGPAIGGILYALSPQVVYSAAGILTLVTSVIILFVSIIEKSQNSQQVTTNSIFGGITYIRSKPAILGAISLDLFAVLFGGATALLPVYASDILKIGPLGLGILRSAPAIGALITSAFLAKQPLKKNEGLKMFIAVMLFGVFTIIFAVSTSFLLSLVSLVLLGASDVISVVVRLTLIQLKTPDNMRGRVNAVNSMFIGTSNQLGEFESGLTASLFGVVPAVLLGGIGSIVIAVLWMKLFPELLHANKLGRSTD; from the coding sequence ATGTTCTCGCTTAAAGTTCCGCCGATATTACATAACAGATCCTTAGTAATCTTATTAGCTGCCCGTGTATCAACTTCAATTGCTTTTCAAATGTTAACCATTGCTGTAGGGTGGCAAATTTATTCAATTACTCAGAAACCTATCTATCTGGGACTTATCGGATTAGTTCAGTTTTTACCTATGTTTCTGTTTACTCTTATAGTCGGTTATGCAGCTGACCGCTATGATCGAAAGTTGATAATTTGTTTCAGTCAAATTGTAGAAAGTATAGGGATTTTTCTGCTTGCTTACGAAAGCCATATCGGATCAATTACCGAAGAGGGAATTCTCGTTACTATCTTTTTCATAAGTACAGCCAATGCTTTTCAAAGCCCGCCAATGCAATCATTGCTGCCTAATGTCGTTAGTAAGGAAGTTTTTCCGGAGGTAGCTGCTTTATCAGCCTCTACATCTCAGCTTGCATTCATTATAGGCCCAGCTATTGGAGGAATTCTTTATGCATTAAGTCCCCAAGTTGTGTACTCTGCAGCAGGCATATTAACATTGGTGACAAGTGTGATTATTCTCTTCGTTTCAATAATAGAGAAGTCTCAAAACTCACAGCAAGTAACCACAAACTCAATATTCGGAGGAATAACTTACATCAGAAGCAAACCTGCTATACTTGGGGCAATTTCCCTTGACCTTTTTGCAGTATTATTCGGTGGTGCGACAGCGTTACTGCCTGTCTATGCCAGTGACATTTTAAAAATCGGGCCTTTAGGTTTGGGAATATTACGTTCAGCACCTGCCATAGGTGCATTGATAACGTCTGCTTTTTTGGCAAAGCAGCCTTTAAAGAAAAACGAAGGTCTGAAAATGTTTATCGCAGTGATGCTTTTTGGAGTTTTCACAATAATTTTTGCCGTATCAACTTCTTTTCTTTTATCACTTGTGTCACTTGTGTTGTTAGGTGCATCTGATGTGATAAGTGTAGTTGTCCGTTTAACATTGATACAATTGAAAACTCCGGATAATATGAGAGGCAGGGTAAATGCCGTAAATTCCATGTTTATAGGTACATCTAATCAACTTGGTGAATTTGAATCAGGGTTAACAGCTTCCCTGTTTGGAGTTGTACCTGCTGTGTTACTTGGCGGAATCGGTTCGATAGTCATTGCAGTTCTATGGATGAAGCTGTTTCCAGAGCTTTTACATGCAAATAAATTGGGACGCTCAACTGACTAG
- a CDS encoding 4Fe-4S binding protein, which yields MLKITPYLGIIVLIVSIGGLWYPVLGYFMLLIFAAIFLISPFRGRWFCGNLCPRGSFVDFWISKISRKNKIPATLRSLWIRIPIFFLLMGFMGYRIVNTIGGLNTFEKIGMIFVTMCLVTTAIATLLGSYLSPRTWCSFCPMGTAQRLLGGKKYPLKLEKEKCINCKKCEKICPMQLKIRQEDSKPDCIKCGRCVDACPKDALKF from the coding sequence TTGCTCAAAATAACACCTTACCTGGGAATTATAGTTCTTATCGTTTCCATAGGAGGGCTCTGGTACCCTGTACTTGGGTACTTCATGCTGCTGATTTTTGCAGCAATCTTCTTAATTAGTCCTTTCAGAGGTAGATGGTTCTGCGGAAACCTCTGTCCCAGGGGAAGCTTTGTTGATTTCTGGATCAGCAAAATATCAAGGAAAAATAAGATACCTGCCACTCTGCGCTCCCTGTGGATTCGTATACCGATATTTTTCCTGTTAATGGGATTTATGGGATACAGGATAGTAAACACCATCGGAGGCCTCAATACCTTTGAGAAAATCGGCATGATTTTTGTAACTATGTGCCTGGTGACAACTGCAATCGCAACCCTTCTGGGCAGTTATCTGAGCCCGAGAACCTGGTGTTCCTTCTGTCCTATGGGAACAGCTCAACGCCTGCTTGGTGGTAAAAAGTATCCTCTTAAACTAGAAAAGGAAAAATGTATTAATTGCAAGAAATGTGAAAAAATCTGTCCGATGCAACTCAAAATCCGTCAGGAAGATTCAAAGCCTGATTGTATTAAATGTGGGCGCTGTGTGGATGCCTGTCCTAAAGATGCCCTAAAATTTTGA
- a CDS encoding TrmB family transcriptional regulator: MIDFACKEFKIEDVIKCALNLTKADLKVMKYFLNEKEQWVDTEFLSKILKLDISTIQRSVKKLHEKEILQRSQQNLDGGGYVFKYKVNSRAKIKNIIMNVVNSWADRLGQELDKWENGG, translated from the coding sequence ATGATAGACTTTGCCTGTAAAGAGTTCAAAATTGAAGATGTGATCAAGTGTGCCCTTAACCTTACAAAGGCTGACCTTAAGGTTATGAAGTACTTTTTGAATGAAAAAGAACAATGGGTTGACACTGAGTTTCTTTCAAAAATCTTGAAGCTGGATATTTCAACAATCCAACGTTCCGTCAAAAAGCTGCATGAAAAAGAAATTCTGCAAAGGTCGCAGCAGAACCTGGACGGAGGCGGTTATGTTTTCAAGTATAAGGTCAACTCAAGGGCTAAAATAAAAAATATCATAATGAATGTAGTGAACTCCTGGGCTGACCGGCTTGGGCAGGAACTTGACAAATGGGAAAATGGAGGCTAA
- a CDS encoding DUF473 domain-containing protein, with protein MEYIALTGIADSLIEVLKKHHLRTLEIRSPQNFVGVLGLNVGDNVLLTSTSLQDLMDGTQGLIAKVVQKQISVHSIVNSNDFYVEERESVSARIQLQCRCMARVRNVISSELGKPIRVDAREISCYEAR; from the coding sequence ATGGAGTACATCGCGTTAACAGGAATTGCTGATTCTCTTATCGAGGTCCTGAAGAAACACCATCTAAGGACTCTTGAGATTCGGAGTCCTCAAAATTTCGTAGGAGTACTCGGGCTCAATGTAGGAGATAATGTTCTCCTGACATCTACCAGCCTTCAGGATCTCATGGATGGGACTCAGGGTCTCATAGCAAAAGTTGTACAGAAGCAGATTTCGGTTCATTCCATCGTCAATTCGAATGATTTCTACGTTGAAGAACGAGAATCTGTGTCAGCCCGTATCCAGCTTCAGTGTAGATGTATGGCAAGGGTAAGAAATGTTATTTCAAGCGAGCTTGGGAAACCAATCCGGGTAGACGCCAGGGAAATTTCCTGCTATGAAGCCAGATAA